The proteins below come from a single Tachypleus tridentatus isolate NWPU-2018 chromosome 13, ASM421037v1, whole genome shotgun sequence genomic window:
- the LOC143238641 gene encoding uncharacterized protein LOC143238641, with amino-acid sequence MWIMWTAILLYKVVNGLRITYLDIPRSVRSGQDVRLHCMYDLEEDSLYSVKWYKDDLEFFRYVPKEIPQRQFFPLDGINIDFTHSSKDVVYIQDVQLSTGGKYRCEVSADAPSFRTVSTQKVMIVKVESGGTMQGRSDLETLVILILAALVFGIGIEYINLLVIIN; translated from the exons TTGTAAATGGTCTGCGAATCACATACTTAGACATTCCGAGGAGTGTTCGTTCGGGACAAGATGTTCGTCTTCACTGTATGTATGACTTGGAAGAAGACAGCTTGTATTCAGTCAAGTGGTATAAAGATGATTTGGAATTTTTTCGTTACGTCCCTAAGGAGATTCCTCAACGGCAGTTTTTTCCGTTAGATGGTATTAACATTGAC TTTACTCACTCCAGTAAAGACGTGGTTTACATTCAAGATGTACAATTATCAACTGGTGGGAAGTATAGATGTGAGGTGTCTGCCGATGCTCCATCATTTAGAACCGTCTCCACTCAAAAAGTTATGATAGTTAAAG tTGAATCTGGAGGAACTATGCAAGGACGGAGTGACCTTGAAACCTTGGTTATCTTAATTCTTGCAGCATTGGTGTTTGGAATTGgaattgaatatattaatttattggtaataataaactaa